A window of the Myxococcus fulvus genome harbors these coding sequences:
- a CDS encoding ATP-dependent DNA ligase, translated as MRRLADLYERLDQTMSTNAKVDALTRYFTEAPPEDAAWALYFLTGQKLKRLLTTKLLVGWTQELTGIPDWLFAEVYASVGDLAEVIALLLDNLERPAEPEELPLSVWLTQRLLPLRELDVAEQREQVVSWWRSMPRREVFLLNKMLTGELRVGVSSTLVVRAVAKVAGLPAPDVAHRLMGTWTPSREFFQQLISPDVSDAESSRPYPFYLASPLEQPPEALGELSDWLVEWKWDGIRGQLIHRHGDVYLWSRGEELLTERFPEITEAAKALPEGTVLDGEVLAYEDGKPLPFARLQRRIGRQKLTAKVLAEAPAAFIVYDLLEHEGQDIRSLPLQERRARLETLLKAHPRFPISPAVEAESWEALAHTRSEARERNVEGFMLKRRSSAYLTGRKRGDWWKWKIDPFTVDAVLLYAHPGHGRRSSLYTDYTFAVWNGTDLLPVTKAYSGLTDEEIGKLDRWIRSHTREKFGPVRSVEPEQVFELHFEGIQSSPRHKSGVALRFPRIARWRTDKKPQDADSLDSLKELLHAGA; from the coding sequence GTGCGACGACTCGCGGACCTGTACGAGCGGCTGGACCAGACCATGTCCACCAACGCGAAGGTGGACGCGCTCACGCGCTACTTCACGGAGGCCCCGCCCGAGGACGCCGCGTGGGCGCTGTACTTCCTCACGGGACAGAAGCTGAAGCGGCTGCTCACCACGAAGCTGCTCGTCGGCTGGACTCAGGAGCTGACGGGCATCCCCGACTGGCTCTTCGCGGAGGTGTACGCATCCGTCGGTGACCTGGCCGAGGTCATCGCGCTGTTGCTGGACAACCTGGAGCGGCCCGCCGAGCCGGAGGAACTGCCGCTCTCGGTGTGGCTCACCCAGCGCCTGTTGCCCTTGCGCGAGCTGGATGTGGCCGAGCAGCGAGAGCAGGTCGTGTCCTGGTGGCGCTCGATGCCCCGGCGAGAGGTGTTCCTCCTGAACAAGATGCTCACGGGCGAGCTGCGCGTGGGCGTGTCCTCCACGTTGGTGGTGCGCGCGGTGGCGAAGGTCGCGGGTCTTCCCGCGCCGGACGTCGCGCATCGACTGATGGGCACCTGGACACCGTCGCGCGAGTTCTTCCAGCAGCTCATCTCGCCGGATGTCTCCGACGCGGAGAGCTCCAGGCCGTATCCGTTCTATCTGGCCTCTCCCCTGGAGCAGCCTCCCGAGGCGCTCGGCGAGCTCTCGGACTGGCTGGTCGAGTGGAAGTGGGACGGCATTCGAGGCCAGCTCATCCACCGACACGGTGACGTGTACCTGTGGAGCCGGGGCGAGGAATTGCTCACCGAGCGTTTCCCCGAAATCACCGAGGCCGCGAAGGCATTGCCGGAAGGCACCGTGCTGGATGGCGAGGTGCTCGCGTACGAGGACGGCAAGCCCCTGCCCTTCGCGCGGCTCCAGCGGCGCATCGGAAGACAGAAGCTGACGGCCAAGGTGCTCGCCGAGGCCCCCGCGGCCTTCATCGTCTACGACCTCCTGGAGCACGAAGGACAGGACATCCGCTCGCTGCCGCTGCAGGAACGACGCGCACGACTCGAGACCTTGTTGAAGGCGCATCCCCGCTTCCCCATCTCGCCCGCGGTCGAAGCGGAGTCATGGGAGGCGCTGGCACACACGCGAAGCGAGGCCCGCGAGCGCAACGTCGAGGGCTTCATGCTCAAGCGCAGGAGCTCCGCGTATCTCACGGGCCGCAAGCGCGGCGACTGGTGGAAGTGGAAGATCGACCCGTTCACCGTGGACGCGGTGCTGCTCTACGCGCATCCGGGACACGGGCGGCGCTCGTCGCTGTACACGGACTACACGTTCGCGGTGTGGAACGGGACGGACCTGCTGCCGGTGACGAAGGCGTACTCGGGGCTGACGGACGAGGAGATTGGCAAGCTGGACCGGTGGATTCGCTCGCACACGCGGGAGAAGTTCGGGCCGGTGCGCTCGGTGGAGCCCGAGCAGGTCTTCGAGCTGCACTTCGAGGGCATCCAGTCCTCACCCCGCCACAAGTCCGGCGTCGCGCTGCGCTTCCCACGCATCGCCCGGTGGCGCACGGACAAGAAGCCCCAGGACGCCGACTCATTGGACTCGCTCAAGGAGCTGCTCCATGCCGGCGCGTAG
- a CDS encoding anthranilate synthase component I family protein: MDAQERKAAYRQRAEQGESVPVSVELPADLDTPLSAYLKLGGGSRGFILESCYGGERFGRYSHVGTHAAGRVRLDARGATLWRGSREERREGKPLDVLRTLWRELAVARLPGEAPFLGGLVGYMGYNCISWMEPTVPDRHPRDTSFPDSEWLICEDFVTHDSRTGTLKVTAIARPSLHGSVAHALKDAEERAQAMAEKLLKPLPPEAYVPSPRMKGDSAPVACWDRAGYEAAVERSKEYIRAGDIFQVVLARRFEARGAPPPLSLYRALRRVNPSPYLFLVEMGEARALVGASPELLVQVRDGDVVVRPIAGTRRRGASEAEDLALEKELLADEKERAEHIMLVDLGRNDVGRVAAPGSVRVEDLMVIERYSHVMHIVSQVRGKLDSKFDALDALASTFPAGTVSGAPKIRAMQIIDELEVQRRGPYSGAVGYLSFCGTLDVAIALRTFFVDGDKTFWTAGAGLVADSVPSKEADETEAKAGAMAAALRLAREGGGR; encoded by the coding sequence ATGGATGCACAGGAGCGGAAGGCGGCGTATCGCCAACGCGCGGAGCAGGGCGAGTCGGTGCCGGTGTCGGTGGAGTTGCCGGCGGACCTCGACACGCCGCTGTCGGCGTATCTGAAGCTGGGCGGAGGCTCGCGCGGCTTCATCCTCGAGTCGTGCTACGGCGGCGAGCGCTTCGGGCGCTACAGCCACGTGGGCACCCACGCCGCGGGGCGTGTGCGGCTGGACGCGCGGGGCGCCACGTTGTGGCGTGGCTCGCGCGAGGAGCGACGCGAGGGCAAGCCGCTGGACGTCCTGCGCACGTTGTGGCGCGAGCTCGCCGTGGCGCGACTGCCGGGCGAGGCCCCGTTCCTGGGCGGCCTCGTCGGGTACATGGGCTACAACTGCATCTCCTGGATGGAGCCCACCGTCCCGGACCGGCACCCGCGCGACACCTCGTTCCCGGACTCCGAGTGGCTCATCTGCGAGGACTTCGTCACCCACGACTCGCGCACCGGGACGCTCAAGGTCACCGCGATTGCGCGGCCGTCGCTCCATGGCAGCGTGGCCCACGCGCTGAAGGACGCGGAGGAGCGCGCGCAGGCGATGGCGGAGAAGCTGCTCAAGCCGCTGCCTCCCGAGGCGTACGTGCCGTCGCCTCGCATGAAGGGGGACTCGGCGCCCGTCGCCTGTTGGGACCGCGCCGGCTACGAGGCCGCGGTGGAGCGCTCCAAGGAGTACATCCGCGCGGGTGACATCTTCCAGGTGGTGCTCGCCCGGCGCTTCGAGGCTCGCGGTGCGCCTCCGCCGCTGTCGCTCTACCGCGCGCTGCGACGCGTGAATCCCTCGCCGTACCTGTTCCTCGTCGAGATGGGTGAGGCGCGCGCGCTGGTGGGCGCCTCGCCGGAGCTGCTGGTGCAGGTGCGCGACGGGGACGTGGTGGTGCGGCCCATCGCGGGCACGCGCCGCCGTGGAGCCTCCGAGGCGGAGGACCTGGCGCTGGAGAAGGAGCTGCTCGCGGACGAGAAGGAGCGCGCCGAGCACATCATGCTGGTGGACCTGGGCCGCAATGACGTGGGCCGCGTGGCGGCGCCCGGCTCGGTGCGCGTCGAGGACCTGATGGTCATCGAGCGCTACAGCCACGTGATGCACATCGTCTCGCAGGTGCGCGGGAAGCTGGACTCGAAGTTCGACGCGCTCGACGCGCTGGCCAGCACGTTCCCCGCGGGCACGGTGTCCGGGGCTCCGAAGATTCGCGCGATGCAGATCATCGACGAGCTGGAGGTGCAGCGACGCGGGCCGTACTCGGGCGCGGTGGGCTACCTGTCCTTCTGCGGCACGCTGGACGTGGCCATCGCGCTGCGCACCTTCTTCGTCGACGGGGACAAGACGTTCTGGACCGCGGGCGCGGGGCTGGTCGCGGACTCGGTGCCGTCGAAGGAAGCCGACGAGACGGAGGCCAAGGCCGGCGCCATGGCCGCCGCGCTCCGGCTGGCTCGCGAGGGAGGTGGACGATGA
- a CDS encoding YfhO family protein — MSQCLLLVACALGLTALYFSRVFATGEMFSARDSLYVYLPAFHYWREAVLGGRIPEWLTLDGFGQPFAGTLVVAPFHPSKLLYLLLSLNHAFNANILLCFPVALLGMYALTRLWEVPRAGAFLAGMAYAFSGYLVCITNNLCYLMAAATVPWALWATERHLRAPGAGRLLLSGLVLALVLLAGDVQAFCVTYGLVVLLALSSPVESRRARLMTVLGVLGVGTLLASPQLFSSAASMGTAQAGGRTLDIAQEYAVHPLRLLEPLLGAYLEIPDERPDVTLAIVTRLAPSGFANFWVGSLYLGVPVLLLAGAAAWVNRRSRMLWLWGGVWLFVVGLSLGDALPLYEALYTWVPPWRVFRYPSKLVPFLGLGVCFLAALGWKHVFEVEGRRVFLRLAAAVGVGCLVLIVGESLGRGFTALLLVPRWPEMPGELRELLSQQFVLVSGVALVSAVLCVGGVLWTRGSAGVLLVTQFVSGFVVGFGSYELLTPEVLSTPPPFAEHILAQPREDSRVPIRVASHYDVAGVTSLIPGMDARQWRSLVAAQTLMPDTPGLWGMESADGTLPATSRRVRAVVWDVTPWFLERAPLFSVAYSVHPLVEWQALEAAGKKNAITDRSINAVLVEHPGVLPRAFLANARCVESYEAAMPGLADPLVRAGQVALVECGEGGAGLASGEVSAVGGKVTVGRYEAERLEFDVESPRDAVLIVNDAWFPGWTATVDGVETPILPANVAVRAVPVKAGRHRVTLTYRDVAARWGLGVSSMTFLGLLGFAVVRRQRGTA, encoded by the coding sequence GTGTCCCAGTGCTTGTTGCTGGTGGCCTGCGCGTTGGGACTGACGGCGCTCTACTTCTCCCGGGTGTTCGCCACCGGCGAGATGTTCAGCGCGCGCGACTCGCTGTACGTCTACCTGCCGGCGTTCCACTACTGGCGCGAGGCAGTGCTGGGCGGGCGGATTCCGGAGTGGCTGACGCTGGATGGCTTCGGTCAGCCCTTCGCGGGCACGCTGGTCGTCGCGCCCTTCCATCCGAGCAAGCTGCTGTACCTGCTGCTCTCGCTGAACCACGCCTTCAACGCGAACATCCTGCTGTGCTTCCCGGTCGCGCTGCTGGGGATGTATGCGCTGACGCGACTGTGGGAGGTACCTCGCGCGGGGGCGTTCCTCGCGGGGATGGCCTATGCCTTCAGCGGCTACCTGGTCTGCATCACCAACAACCTCTGTTACCTGATGGCCGCGGCCACGGTGCCGTGGGCGCTGTGGGCCACGGAGCGTCACCTTCGCGCGCCCGGGGCGGGGCGGTTGTTGCTCTCGGGGCTGGTGCTGGCGCTGGTGCTGCTCGCGGGGGACGTGCAGGCGTTCTGCGTGACGTATGGGTTGGTGGTGTTGCTTGCGCTCTCGTCGCCCGTGGAGTCGCGGCGGGCGCGGCTCATGACGGTGTTGGGTGTGCTTGGCGTGGGGACGCTGTTGGCCTCGCCGCAGTTGTTCTCGTCCGCGGCGTCGATGGGGACGGCGCAGGCGGGTGGCAGGACGCTCGACATCGCGCAGGAGTACGCGGTGCATCCGCTGCGACTGCTCGAGCCGTTGCTGGGGGCCTACCTGGAGATTCCGGACGAGCGGCCGGACGTGACGCTGGCCATCGTCACCAGGCTGGCGCCCTCGGGGTTCGCGAACTTCTGGGTGGGGTCTCTGTATCTGGGAGTACCCGTGCTGTTGCTCGCGGGGGCGGCGGCTTGGGTGAACCGTCGCTCCAGGATGTTGTGGCTCTGGGGTGGTGTGTGGCTGTTCGTCGTGGGGCTCTCGCTGGGGGACGCGCTGCCGCTTTACGAGGCCCTGTACACGTGGGTGCCTCCGTGGCGCGTGTTCCGCTATCCATCGAAGCTCGTTCCGTTCCTCGGGCTGGGGGTCTGTTTCCTGGCGGCCCTGGGGTGGAAGCACGTGTTCGAGGTGGAGGGCCGGCGAGTGTTCCTCCGGCTCGCGGCGGCGGTGGGCGTGGGGTGTCTGGTGCTCATCGTGGGCGAGTCCCTGGGGCGGGGGTTCACCGCGTTGCTGCTGGTGCCTCGCTGGCCGGAGATGCCCGGGGAGCTGCGCGAGTTGTTGTCGCAACAGTTCGTGCTCGTCTCTGGGGTGGCGTTGGTGAGCGCGGTGCTCTGTGTGGGCGGGGTGCTGTGGACGCGTGGGAGCGCCGGGGTGTTGTTGGTGACGCAGTTCGTATCGGGCTTCGTGGTGGGGTTCGGGAGCTACGAGCTGCTCACGCCGGAGGTGCTGTCCACGCCGCCTCCGTTCGCCGAGCACATCCTCGCGCAGCCGCGCGAGGACTCGCGGGTGCCCATCCGGGTGGCCTCGCACTACGACGTCGCTGGCGTCACCTCGCTCATCCCGGGGATGGATGCGCGGCAGTGGCGCTCGCTCGTCGCGGCGCAGACGCTCATGCCGGACACGCCGGGGCTGTGGGGCATGGAGAGCGCGGATGGGACCCTGCCCGCCACGAGTCGACGGGTGCGTGCGGTCGTCTGGGATGTGACGCCGTGGTTCCTGGAGCGTGCGCCGCTGTTCTCCGTCGCGTACTCGGTGCATCCGCTCGTGGAGTGGCAGGCGCTGGAGGCGGCTGGGAAGAAGAACGCCATCACGGACCGGTCCATCAATGCGGTGTTGGTGGAGCACCCGGGGGTGCTGCCTCGGGCGTTCCTGGCGAATGCGCGCTGTGTCGAGTCGTACGAGGCCGCGATGCCGGGACTGGCGGACCCGCTCGTGCGTGCTGGACAGGTGGCGTTGGTCGAGTGTGGCGAGGGTGGGGCGGGGCTTGCGTCCGGGGAGGTGTCCGCCGTGGGTGGGAAGGTGACGGTGGGGCGCTACGAGGCGGAGCGTCTGGAGTTCGACGTGGAGAGTCCTCGCGACGCGGTGCTCATCGTGAACGACGCGTGGTTCCCGGGGTGGACGGCGACGGTGGATGGCGTGGAGACGCCGATTCTCCCGGCCAACGTCGCGGTGCGCGCCGTGCCCGTGAAGGCGGGGCG
- a CDS encoding ligase-associated DNA damage response DEXH box helicase: protein MPARRSPSLKAQLQARRKALRGEPETPSPPKRRKRTTPRERVTGGPPPMERLRAWFASKGWTPHAFQEESWAAYARGESGLIHVPTGAGKTYAAYLGPLADVVEHSETGLQILYVTPLRAVSRDVERALLEPLSILDTDLDVESRTGDTSSSVRQRQRERLPEVLITTPESLSVMLSNERAPELFSSLRAVIVDEWHELLGSKRGTQTELALARLRHFAPRLRTWALSATLANLDEAARHVVGTGHTPTLISANMERPVEVETLLPETVDSFPWAGHLGFTMLAGVAARLDPKQSTLIFTNTRSQAERWYEGLRFARPEWEHLLALHHGSIDKEERERVERGLKDGTLRFVVCTSSLDLGVDFGPVERVVQVGSPKGIGRTLQRAGRGAHRPGATCNILFVPTHALELVEMAAARDALQRKEVEPRLPPTKPLDVLAQHLVTCALGGGFTREALREEVRSATAYARLTDEEFDWTLTLVREGGPTLSAYPEFRRVEEHDGRFVVKDTRVARLHRLNIGTIASDAMVELRYWTGGRLGSVEESYVSRLRPGDTFQFGGKKLEFNRLQGLTAYVRPAKTKVTRTPRWGGSRLPLSTSLAAAVRRTLDAARHGDVTSDELAAAWPVLETQEKLSRIPAANAVLAELCHTRDGHHLFLYPFEGRRVHEGLAALLALRLTRLQKATFSVSVNDYGLELVTPAPFPFEEALRPALFTREHLEEDVLESVNVGELTKRQFRDIARVAGLVLPGLPGARKSTRQVQTSAALLHDVFARHDPGHLLLVQARREVLEQQFEQGRLENALERLEAGPVEQVHVRRPTPLAFPLVVERISASVSNESLLERVERMKERWTRDDARSA, encoded by the coding sequence ATGCCGGCGCGTAGGTCGCCCTCGCTGAAGGCCCAGCTCCAGGCCCGACGCAAGGCGCTCCGAGGCGAACCCGAGACACCGTCCCCTCCCAAGCGCCGCAAGCGGACGACCCCACGTGAGCGAGTCACCGGAGGCCCGCCGCCAATGGAGCGGCTGCGCGCGTGGTTCGCGTCGAAGGGCTGGACGCCCCATGCGTTTCAAGAGGAGTCCTGGGCCGCGTACGCGAGAGGCGAGAGTGGGCTCATCCACGTCCCCACCGGCGCGGGGAAGACCTATGCCGCGTATCTCGGCCCGCTCGCGGACGTGGTGGAGCACAGCGAGACAGGGCTCCAGATTCTCTACGTGACGCCACTGCGCGCGGTATCGCGAGACGTGGAGCGGGCGCTGCTCGAACCCTTGAGCATCCTGGACACGGACCTGGACGTGGAGAGCCGCACCGGTGACACCTCATCCTCCGTGCGTCAACGTCAGCGCGAGCGGCTCCCCGAGGTGCTCATCACCACCCCGGAGTCCCTCTCCGTGATGCTGTCGAACGAGCGAGCACCGGAGCTGTTCTCCTCCCTGCGCGCCGTCATCGTCGACGAGTGGCACGAGCTGCTCGGCTCCAAGCGGGGAACCCAGACGGAGCTCGCCCTGGCGCGGCTTCGTCACTTCGCGCCGCGACTTCGCACCTGGGCCCTGTCCGCGACGCTGGCCAACCTGGACGAGGCCGCGCGCCATGTCGTCGGCACCGGACACACGCCCACGCTCATCAGCGCGAACATGGAACGCCCCGTCGAAGTGGAGACACTGCTGCCGGAGACGGTCGACAGCTTCCCCTGGGCGGGGCACCTGGGCTTCACCATGCTGGCCGGCGTGGCCGCGAGGCTGGACCCGAAGCAGTCCACGCTCATCTTCACCAACACACGCTCACAAGCGGAGCGCTGGTACGAGGGCCTCCGCTTCGCTCGCCCCGAGTGGGAACACCTGCTCGCCCTGCACCACGGCTCCATCGACAAGGAAGAGCGCGAGCGCGTGGAGCGCGGCCTCAAGGACGGCACGCTGCGCTTCGTGGTGTGCACCTCGTCACTGGACCTCGGCGTGGACTTCGGCCCCGTGGAGCGCGTGGTCCAGGTGGGCAGTCCCAAGGGCATCGGCCGGACACTCCAGCGCGCGGGACGCGGAGCCCATCGTCCTGGCGCCACCTGCAACATCCTCTTCGTGCCCACGCACGCGCTGGAGCTGGTGGAGATGGCCGCCGCTCGCGACGCCCTCCAGCGCAAGGAGGTGGAGCCACGCCTTCCCCCCACCAAGCCCCTGGACGTGCTCGCGCAGCACCTCGTCACGTGCGCGCTCGGCGGCGGCTTCACCCGCGAGGCCCTGCGAGAGGAAGTCCGCAGCGCCACCGCCTACGCCCGCCTCACCGACGAGGAGTTCGACTGGACGCTCACGCTGGTGCGCGAGGGCGGCCCCACGCTGAGCGCCTACCCCGAGTTCCGTCGCGTAGAGGAGCACGACGGCCGCTTCGTCGTGAAGGACACCCGCGTCGCGCGGCTGCACCGGCTCAACATCGGCACCATCGCCTCGGATGCGATGGTGGAGCTTCGCTACTGGACCGGGGGCCGCCTGGGCAGCGTGGAGGAGTCGTATGTCAGCCGCCTGCGCCCAGGAGACACCTTCCAGTTCGGCGGCAAGAAGCTCGAGTTCAACCGACTTCAGGGGCTCACCGCGTACGTGCGTCCCGCGAAGACGAAGGTGACGCGAACCCCACGCTGGGGCGGAAGCCGACTGCCGCTGTCCACCTCCCTGGCGGCCGCGGTGCGACGCACGCTCGATGCCGCGCGCCACGGCGACGTCACTTCCGATGAGCTGGCCGCCGCGTGGCCCGTGTTGGAGACCCAGGAGAAGCTGTCCCGCATCCCCGCGGCGAACGCGGTGCTGGCGGAGCTGTGCCACACGCGCGACGGTCACCACCTCTTCCTCTACCCCTTCGAGGGCCGACGGGTGCACGAGGGCCTGGCCGCCCTGCTCGCCCTGAGACTGACGCGGCTGCAGAAGGCCACCTTCAGCGTGTCGGTGAACGACTACGGCCTGGAGCTCGTCACCCCCGCGCCCTTCCCCTTCGAGGAGGCGCTGCGCCCCGCGCTCTTCACGCGCGAGCATCTGGAGGAGGATGTGTTGGAGAGCGTCAACGTGGGCGAGCTGACGAAGCGCCAGTTCCGCGACATCGCCCGCGTCGCGGGGCTGGTGCTCCCCGGCCTCCCCGGAGCCCGCAAGTCCACGCGACAAGTACAGACGAGCGCTGCCCTCCTCCACGACGTCTTCGCCCGCCATGACCCCGGACACCTGCTGCTCGTCCAGGCCCGACGCGAGGTGCTCGAACAGCAATTCGAGCAGGGCCGCCTGGAGAACGCCCTGGAGCGACTGGAGGCGGGCCCCGTGGAGCAGGTCCATGTCCGCAGGCCCACCCCCCTGGCCTTCCCCCTGGTCGTCGAGCGCATCAGCGCCAGCGTCTCCAATGAATCCCTGCTGGAGCGCGTGGAGCGAATGAAGGAGCGATGGACCCGCGACGATGCCAGGTCCGCGTAG
- the pdeM gene encoding ligase-associated DNA damage response endonuclease PdeM — protein sequence MDPRRCQVRVGGTPLELLPERALFWPEARTLAVADLHWGKTESFQRHGIPLPLGVLDEDLARLSSALSATEARRLLVLGDLVHAREGLTPTLVQRLAAWREFHADVTMVLIRGNHDLRAGPPPDAWRLDVHESHLDEGPFRFAHHPTPETGRYVWAGHLHPTVRLSAGRDRLRLPCFHLGRDVGVLPAFSAFTGGFDMPRRPGERVFALAGPSVVEV from the coding sequence ATGGACCCGCGACGATGCCAGGTCCGCGTAGGCGGCACCCCGCTGGAGCTCCTCCCGGAGCGGGCCCTCTTCTGGCCCGAAGCCCGCACGCTCGCCGTGGCCGACCTCCACTGGGGCAAGACGGAGAGCTTCCAGCGCCACGGCATCCCCCTCCCCCTGGGCGTGCTCGACGAGGACCTGGCCCGGCTGTCCTCCGCCCTCAGCGCCACCGAAGCGCGCCGGCTGCTCGTCCTGGGCGACCTGGTCCACGCCCGCGAGGGCCTCACCCCCACCCTGGTCCAAAGACTCGCCGCCTGGCGTGAGTTCCACGCCGACGTGACGATGGTCCTCATCCGGGGCAACCATGACCTCAGGGCCGGCCCACCACCGGACGCGTGGCGCCTGGACGTCCATGAGTCCCACCTGGATGAGGGGCCCTTCCGCTTCGCCCACCACCCTACCCCCGAGACAGGTCGCTACGTGTGGGCGGGGCATCTGCACCCCACGGTGCGGCTGTCGGCTGGCCGGGACAGGCTCCGTCTCCCATGCTTCCACCTGGGTCGGGATGTGGGAGTCCTCCCGGCCTTCAGCGCCTTCACCGGCGGCTTCGACATGCCCCGCCGCCCCGGCGAGCGCGTCTTCGCCCTCGCCGGCCCTTCCGTGGTCGAGGTGTAG
- a CDS encoding histidine phosphatase family protein, translating into MKTRGPQVVLVRHGETAWSRGGQHTGRTDVPLLEAGRTMAAKLGEPLRAWDFAQVWTSPLSRAFETCALAGYGEGAVRRDDLMEWDYGDHEGRTGAEIRVEHPGWTVWKDGVPNGETAEQVGARADRVISDLRQQTGDILIFSHGHFLRVLAARWLGLTPSEGRLFLLSTGSISVLGADGPDAAQPALAGWNDTTHLKP; encoded by the coding sequence ATGAAAACGCGCGGTCCCCAGGTGGTGCTCGTTCGTCACGGAGAGACGGCATGGAGCCGGGGTGGGCAGCACACGGGGCGCACCGATGTCCCGCTGCTCGAGGCCGGACGGACGATGGCGGCGAAGCTCGGTGAGCCCCTGCGCGCCTGGGACTTCGCCCAGGTGTGGACCAGCCCCCTGAGCCGCGCGTTCGAGACCTGCGCGCTCGCGGGCTACGGCGAAGGAGCCGTGCGCCGCGATGACTTGATGGAGTGGGACTACGGCGACCACGAGGGCCGCACCGGCGCGGAGATTCGCGTGGAGCATCCCGGCTGGACGGTGTGGAAGGACGGCGTCCCGAACGGCGAGACGGCAGAGCAGGTGGGTGCTCGCGCGGACCGCGTCATCTCCGACCTGCGCCAGCAGACGGGCGACATCCTCATCTTCTCCCACGGCCACTTCCTGCGAGTGCTCGCGGCGCGGTGGCTGGGGCTGACGCCCTCCGAGGGACGCCTGTTCCTGCTGAGCACCGGCTCCATCAGCGTGCTCGGCGCGGACGGGCCGGATGCCGCCCAGCCGGCGCTCGCCGGCTGGAACGACACCACCCATCTCAAGCCGTGA
- a CDS encoding anthranilate synthase component II — protein MILVIDNYDSFTFNLVQLLYTLGAEVKVVRNDALTVEAIAAEGASHLVISPGPCTPHEAGVSVAAIAQSKVPVLGVCLGHQSIGAAFGGNVIRAPEPVHGKSARIRHEGSGVFTGASQGFQAARYHSLVVEASSLPSSLEPIAWSQDGLIMALRHRERPVVGFQFHPESVLTPEGPTLVRNFLEGRL, from the coding sequence ATGATTCTCGTCATCGACAACTACGACTCGTTCACCTTCAACCTCGTCCAGCTCCTCTACACGCTGGGCGCCGAGGTGAAGGTGGTGCGCAACGACGCGCTCACCGTGGAGGCCATCGCCGCCGAGGGCGCGTCGCACCTGGTGATTTCCCCGGGGCCCTGCACGCCGCACGAGGCCGGGGTCAGCGTGGCCGCCATCGCGCAATCAAAGGTGCCGGTGCTCGGCGTGTGTCTGGGACACCAGTCCATCGGCGCGGCCTTCGGCGGCAACGTCATCCGCGCGCCCGAGCCGGTGCATGGCAAGTCCGCGCGCATCCGGCACGAGGGCTCGGGCGTGTTCACCGGCGCGAGCCAGGGCTTCCAGGCCGCGCGCTACCACTCGCTGGTGGTGGAGGCGTCCTCGCTGCCCTCGTCACTGGAGCCCATCGCCTGGAGTCAGGACGGGCTCATCATGGCGCTGCGCCACCGCGAGCGGCCCGTCGTGGGCTTCCAGTTCCACCCCGAGAGCGTGCTCACCCCCGAGGGGCCCACCCTGGTCCGCAACTTCCTGGAGGGACGTCTCTGA
- a CDS encoding ligase-associated DNA damage response exonuclease, whose amino-acid sequence MVTPGSPRYFRRTVDASVSFNPRRPLVTVTPQGLFCEPGGFHIDPWQPVERALITHAHGDHARSGHQRYLGARAGESLLRRRVGATSAIDTLDYGEPLKIGDVTVSFHPAGHVLGSAQLRLEHRGEVWVVSGDYKRAADPTCAPFEVVRCHTFITEATFGLPIFRWDDARLVAEDILRWWDANRAVGRSVVLFCYALGKAQRILAELARLTDRPAFIHGSMHGLVDAYREAGVKMIPTQLVSEVEKGTSFAGALVLAPPSAGGSTWMRRFGEMETGFASGWMRVRGNRRRRGFDRGFVLSDHADWPDLLRTVEDTGAQRVLTTHGSAEPLARYLREKGVDASPLATPFEGEAED is encoded by the coding sequence GTGGTCACCCCTGGAAGCCCTCGTTATTTCAGAAGGACTGTGGACGCCTCCGTCTCCTTCAATCCTCGAAGGCCGCTCGTCACGGTGACGCCCCAGGGGCTCTTCTGTGAGCCCGGGGGCTTCCACATCGACCCCTGGCAGCCGGTGGAGCGGGCCCTCATCACCCACGCCCACGGCGACCACGCGCGCTCCGGCCATCAGCGCTACCTGGGCGCCCGAGCAGGCGAGTCCCTGCTGCGGCGTCGCGTGGGGGCCACTTCCGCCATCGACACCCTGGACTATGGCGAGCCGCTGAAGATTGGCGACGTCACCGTCAGCTTCCATCCCGCGGGACACGTGCTGGGCAGCGCGCAGCTCCGCCTGGAGCACCGGGGCGAGGTGTGGGTCGTCTCGGGCGACTACAAGCGCGCGGCCGACCCGACGTGCGCGCCGTTCGAGGTGGTGCGCTGCCACACGTTCATCACCGAGGCGACGTTCGGTCTGCCCATCTTCCGTTGGGACGACGCGCGGCTGGTGGCGGAGGACATCCTGCGGTGGTGGGACGCCAACCGCGCCGTGGGGCGCTCGGTGGTGTTGTTCTGCTACGCGCTGGGCAAGGCGCAGCGAATCCTCGCGGAGCTGGCGCGACTGACGGACCGGCCCGCCTTCATCCACGGGTCGATGCACGGCCTGGTGGATGCGTATCGGGAGGCGGGGGTGAAGATGATTCCCACGCAGCTCGTGTCGGAGGTGGAGAAGGGCACGTCCTTCGCGGGGGCGCTGGTGCTGGCGCCGCCGAGCGCGGGCGGCTCCACGTGGATGCGCCGCTTCGGGGAGATGGAGACGGGCTTCGCCTCGGGGTGGATGCGGGTGCGCGGCAACCGGCGCAGACGAGGCTTCGACCGGGGCTTCGTGTTGTCGGACCACGCGGACTGGCCGGACCTCTTGCGCACGGTCGAGGACACTGGAGCGCAGCGCGTGCTGACCACGCACGGCTCCGCGGAGCCGCTGGCGCGCTACCTCCGCGAGAAGGGTGTGGATGCCTCCCCGCTGGCCACGCCCTTCGAGGGTGAGGCGGAGGACTGA